From a region of the Buteo buteo chromosome 7, bButBut1.hap1.1, whole genome shotgun sequence genome:
- the DUSP14 gene encoding dual specificity protein phosphatase 14: MTSRSHNSLPRTLMAPRMLSEGALGGIAQITPSLYLSRGSVASNRHLLLSRGITCIINATIEIPNFNWPQFEYVKVPLADMPNAPISLYFDSVADKINSVARKHGATLVHCAAGVSRSATLCIAYLMKYHKVSLFEAYNWVKSRRPVIRPNVGFWRQLIDYERKLFGKTTVKMVQTPYGIIPDVYERERRPLMPYWGI; encoded by the coding sequence ATGACCTCCAGAAGCCACAACTCCTTACCGAGAACTCTGATGGCTCCACGAATGCTTTCTGAAGGTGCCCTTGGGGGCATCGCCCAAATCACCCCCTCGCTGTACCTGAGCCGGGGCAGCGTCGCCTCCAACCGGCACCTGCTCCTCTCCCGGGGAATCACCTGCATCATCAATGCGACCATCGAGATTCCCAATTTTAACTGGCCCCAGTTTGAATACGTGAAAGTGCCTTTGGCTGACATGCCCAACGCCCCCATCTCCCTGTACTTCGACAGCGTCGCCGACAAGATAAACAGCGTGGCGCGGAAGCACGGGGCCACCTTAGTCCATTGTGCCGCCGGCGTGAGCAGGTCGGCCACCCTCTGCATCGCCTACCTGATGAAGTACCATAAGGTGTCCCTCTTTGAGGCATACAACTGGGTCAAATCGAGACGCCCTGTTATACGCCCCAACGTGGGCTTCTGGAGGCAACTGATAGACTACGAGAGGAAGCTCTTTGGGAAGACGACGGTTAAAATGGTACAGACACCATATGGCATCATCCCAGACGTTTACGAGAGAGAGAGGAGACCCCTGATGCCTTACTGGGGAATTTAA